In one Haemophilus parainfluenzae genomic region, the following are encoded:
- a CDS encoding outer membrane protein assembly factor BamD gives MRKIKSLALIALTSFAIAACSSGNKEVEQASVDDLYAKGAAALQEGSYSDSIRYLKAATERFPGSTYQEQAMLDLIYANYKTQDYTATLVTVDNYLHQFPQSPNRDYAVYMAGLTNLATADNMIQDFFGIDRATRETTSMKTAFSNFQSLVRAFPNSPYSQDAVARMAYIKDSLARHELEIAKFYAKRDAWVAVANRVVGMLQQYPDAKATYEGLFLMKEAYEKMGLQQLASQTQQVIDANKDKQFADVKKPEESDLIQPVKK, from the coding sequence ATGCGTAAAATAAAATCTCTTGCACTTATTGCATTGACCTCATTCGCGATTGCAGCTTGTAGCAGTGGTAATAAAGAAGTTGAACAAGCTTCTGTTGATGATCTTTATGCAAAAGGGGCTGCAGCATTGCAAGAAGGAAGCTATTCTGACTCGATTCGTTATTTAAAAGCAGCAACAGAGCGTTTCCCTGGTAGTACTTACCAAGAGCAAGCAATGCTTGATTTAATTTATGCAAACTATAAAACGCAAGATTACACCGCAACGTTGGTAACTGTAGATAACTACTTACACCAATTCCCACAAAGTCCAAACCGTGACTATGCAGTGTATATGGCGGGTTTAACTAACTTGGCAACGGCTGATAACATGATTCAAGATTTCTTTGGTATCGATCGTGCAACGCGTGAAACAACTTCAATGAAAACAGCGTTTTCAAACTTCCAAAGCTTAGTGCGTGCGTTCCCAAATAGCCCATATTCACAAGATGCAGTAGCACGTATGGCATACATCAAAGATTCATTAGCTCGTCATGAATTAGAAATTGCAAAATTCTATGCAAAACGTGATGCATGGGTAGCGGTAGCAAACCGTGTAGTGGGTATGTTACAACAATATCCAGATGCTAAAGCGACTTACGAAGGCTTATTCTTAATGAAAGAAGCCTATGAAAAAATGGGTTTACAACAATTAGCAAGTCAAACTCAACAAGTCATCGATGCGAATAAAGATAAACAATTTGCGGACGTGAAAAAACCGGAAGAGTCTGATTTAATTCAACCGGTTAAAAAATAA
- the rluD gene encoding 23S rRNA pseudouridine(1911/1915/1917) synthase RluD produces the protein MPQMTLMAEIQPEQMGQRLDQTLAELFPEYSRSRLKAWIEAKQVKMNGEIADIPRAKVYGGEQIEISVEVEDENRFEPQNIPLNIVYEDDDIIVINKPKDLVVHPGAGNPNGTVLNALLYHYPPIAEVPRAGIVHRLDKDTTGLMVVAKTIPAQTKLVRDLQKRKITREYEAVASGIMTKGGTVDQPMARHATKRTLMAVHPMGKPAVTHYRIMENFRNYTRLRLRLETGRTHQIRVHMAHIAHPLLGDQTYGGRPRPPKNASEAFTEVLRNFKRQALHAVMLRLAHPITGEMMEWYAPLPDDFVELLHALKADYLEHKDELDY, from the coding sequence ATGCCACAAATGACCTTAATGGCTGAAATTCAGCCCGAACAAATGGGACAGCGTTTAGACCAAACCCTCGCAGAGTTGTTCCCAGAATATTCCCGTTCGCGTTTAAAAGCCTGGATTGAAGCAAAACAGGTAAAAATGAACGGTGAAATTGCCGATATTCCACGTGCAAAAGTTTATGGCGGAGAGCAAATTGAGATTTCGGTAGAAGTGGAAGATGAAAACCGTTTTGAGCCACAAAATATTCCGCTCAATATCGTTTATGAAGATGACGATATTATCGTGATTAATAAACCTAAAGATCTCGTCGTCCACCCTGGTGCGGGCAATCCAAATGGCACGGTACTTAACGCGCTACTCTATCACTATCCACCTATTGCCGAAGTACCGCGCGCAGGAATTGTGCATCGTTTAGATAAAGACACAACGGGTCTCATGGTTGTTGCTAAGACGATCCCCGCACAAACGAAACTCGTACGAGACTTACAAAAACGTAAGATCACTCGTGAATACGAAGCCGTCGCAAGTGGCATTATGACTAAAGGTGGAACCGTAGATCAGCCAATGGCTCGCCACGCGACAAAACGCACATTGATGGCGGTTCACCCAATGGGTAAACCGGCTGTGACGCACTATCGCATTATGGAGAATTTCCGTAATTACACGCGTTTACGCTTACGTTTAGAAACGGGGCGCACTCACCAAATTCGTGTGCACATGGCGCATATCGCACATCCATTATTAGGTGATCAAACTTATGGCGGCCGTCCTCGCCCACCTAAGAATGCAAGCGAAGCCTTCACTGAAGTACTACGCAATTTTAAACGCCAAGCCTTACATGCGGTTATGTTGCGTTTAGCTCACCCGATTACGGGAGAAATGATGGAATGGTATGCGCCATTGCCGGATGACTTTGTCGAATTACTGCATGCGTTAAAAGCGGATTACCTCGAACATAAAGACGAGTTAGATTATTAA
- the pgeF gene encoding peptidoglycan editing factor PgeF yields the protein MKTIVPNWNVPPHIQAFTTTREGGVSLPPFESFNLGDHVEDDKSAVKTNRTLLVEKFNLPHFPLFLTQTHSTRVITVPYEGNHLEADAVYTNQPNQVCLVMTADCLPVLFTNKQGTEVAAAHAGWRGLCDGVLEETVKCFQSAPEEIIAWFGPAIGPNAFQVGKEVIEQFMAFDPIAETAFRPDPNESGKYLGNLYQIATQRLNKLGITQIYGGEHCTFNEKESFFSYRRDGKTGRMASLIWIKK from the coding sequence ATGAAAACCATTGTTCCAAACTGGAATGTTCCACCACATATCCAAGCGTTTACAACCACAAGAGAAGGTGGTGTAAGCCTGCCGCCTTTCGAGAGTTTCAATTTAGGCGATCATGTCGAAGACGATAAAAGTGCGGTCAAAACTAACCGCACTTTATTGGTCGAAAAATTTAATCTGCCACATTTCCCGTTGTTTTTAACTCAAACACACAGCACTCGTGTAATCACGGTGCCTTATGAGGGCAATCATTTAGAAGCCGATGCGGTTTACACCAATCAACCTAACCAAGTATGTTTGGTCATGACGGCTGATTGCTTGCCAGTTTTATTCACCAATAAACAAGGCACTGAAGTGGCTGCAGCCCATGCGGGCTGGCGTGGACTCTGTGATGGTGTATTAGAAGAAACAGTGAAATGTTTCCAATCAGCCCCCGAAGAGATTATTGCGTGGTTTGGACCTGCTATCGGCCCTAATGCATTCCAAGTTGGCAAAGAAGTGATTGAGCAATTTATGGCTTTTGACCCAATTGCAGAAACGGCTTTTCGACCCGATCCGAATGAATCAGGAAAATACCTCGGCAATCTTTATCAAATTGCTACTCAACGCCTCAACAAATTAGGTATTACCCAAATTTACGGTGGGGAGCATTGCACATTCAATGAAAAAGAGAGCTTCTTTTCCTATCGTCGAGATGGCAAAACAGGTCGAATGGCGAGTCTGATTTGGATAAAAAAATAA
- the ruvX gene encoding Holliday junction resolvase RuvX yields the protein MGITAIAFDFGTKSIGCAVGQSITGTAQALPAFKAQDGIPNWDAIEKCLKDWKPDVIVVGLPLNMDGTEQDLTLRAKKFANRLNGRFGIKVELQDERLTTVSARDEIFQRGGYRALNKGKVDGISACLILESWFENYPE from the coding sequence ATGGGCATCACGGCGATCGCGTTTGATTTTGGCACAAAAAGCATTGGTTGTGCGGTCGGGCAAAGTATCACAGGTACGGCACAAGCATTACCTGCATTTAAAGCGCAAGATGGAATTCCAAACTGGGATGCTATTGAAAAATGCTTAAAAGACTGGAAACCTGATGTTATCGTGGTGGGATTGCCTTTAAATATGGATGGTACCGAGCAAGATTTAACACTTCGTGCGAAAAAATTTGCCAATCGCTTAAATGGTCGTTTCGGTATAAAGGTAGAACTTCAAGATGAGCGTTTGACAACGGTTTCTGCACGCGATGAAATTTTCCAGCGTGGCGGTTATCGTGCTCTCAATAAAGGCAAAGTCGATGGGATTTCTGCTTGCTTGATTTTAGAAAGTTGGTTCGAAAACTATCCAGAATAA
- a CDS encoding YqgE/AlgH family protein, giving the protein MMDLQGQFLIAMPQLEDYFQNTVVYMCEHNEQGSMGLVINQPTDLSIAELYSKMNFMMKNDRTFSNELVLAGGPVHSERGFILHKKTAKEFEHSYKITDDMYLTTSADIVETFGSADAPEKYLVALGCASWTAGQLEQEIVDNAWLVAPASDTILFETIYEDRYPAANQLLGINPHNFVFSQVGHS; this is encoded by the coding sequence ATGATGGATTTACAAGGGCAATTTTTAATTGCGATGCCACAGTTGGAGGATTATTTCCAAAATACTGTGGTGTATATGTGCGAGCATAATGAGCAAGGTTCGATGGGCTTAGTGATTAATCAGCCCACCGATTTAAGCATTGCAGAGCTATATTCAAAAATGAATTTTATGATGAAAAATGACCGCACTTTTAGCAATGAACTTGTACTTGCGGGTGGACCGGTACATTCTGAGCGTGGTTTTATTTTGCATAAGAAAACAGCGAAAGAATTTGAGCATAGTTATAAAATTACTGATGATATGTATCTCACCACGTCAGCAGATATTGTGGAAACCTTTGGTTCAGCGGATGCGCCTGAGAAATATCTGGTTGCACTCGGTTGTGCCAGTTGGACAGCAGGACAGCTTGAACAAGAGATTGTAGATAATGCGTGGTTAGTGGCACCGGCTTCAGACACCATTTTATTTGAAACTATTTATGAAGATCGTTATCCTGCCGCGAATCAATTATTAGGGATTAATCCTCATAATTTTGTCTTTTCACAAGTAGGGCATAGTTAA
- the rsmE gene encoding 16S rRNA (uracil(1498)-N(3))-methyltransferase, translating into MRIPRIYHPESLKNQSTCQLSEDAANHVGRVLRMTEGEQIELFDGSNHIYSAKIIEASKKAVKVEILGCELSDKESNLSIHLGQVISRGDRMEFTIQKSVELGVNVITPLWSERCGVKLDGERMDKKIQQWQKIAIAACEQCGRNVVPEIRPLMKLQDWCAENDGALKLNLHPRAQYSIKTLPSIPKEGVRLLIGSEGGLSPQEIAQTEQQGFTEILLGKRVLRTETASLAAISALQICFGDLG; encoded by the coding sequence ATGCGTATTCCAAGAATTTATCATCCAGAATCCCTTAAAAATCAATCTACTTGCCAACTTTCAGAAGATGCGGCTAATCACGTAGGACGTGTACTTCGCATGACTGAAGGTGAGCAAATTGAATTATTTGATGGTAGTAATCATATTTATTCGGCCAAAATTATTGAAGCGAGCAAAAAAGCCGTTAAAGTGGAAATTCTAGGCTGTGAATTGAGCGATAAAGAGTCGAATTTATCGATTCATTTAGGGCAGGTTATTTCACGCGGCGATCGAATGGAATTTACCATTCAAAAATCTGTGGAATTGGGCGTGAATGTGATTACACCATTATGGTCAGAACGCTGTGGCGTGAAGCTAGACGGCGAACGCATGGATAAGAAAATTCAACAATGGCAAAAAATTGCTATTGCCGCTTGTGAACAATGTGGTCGCAATGTTGTGCCAGAAATTCGTCCGTTAATGAAATTACAAGATTGGTGTGCAGAGAATGATGGTGCATTGAAATTGAATTTACATCCAAGAGCCCAATATTCTATTAAAACCTTGCCTTCTATTCCAAAAGAAGGGGTTCGTTTGCTTATTGGTTCAGAAGGTGGTTTATCACCTCAAGAAATCGCACAAACTGAACAACAAGGATTTACTGAAATTTTATTAGGAAAGCGTGTACTACGCACAGAAACGGCTTCTTTAGCAGCCATTAGTGCGTTACAAATTTGTTTTGGAGATTTGGGATAA
- the fadR gene encoding fatty acid metabolism transcriptional regulator FadR, with protein sequence MQTDNTLLRAQSPAALAEEYIVRSIWDDVFPAGTNLPSERDLADKIGVTRTTLREVLQRLARDGWLTIQHGKPTKVNDIWDTAGPSIIETLITLDRQSAPLIIENMLSLRSRMSESYIYEAVKYSPKASAALFKGMDALENTAESYMEFDYALFRQFTVMANKPFYRLIFNSLRGVYHKIGLLFFSEEKHRQVTHDFYVELRDICESGQSDLVVGCIRKHKQVTSAYWRTILESLPKDLATE encoded by the coding sequence ATGCAAACAGATAATACCCTTTTACGGGCTCAAAGCCCAGCCGCGCTTGCCGAAGAATATATTGTTAGAAGTATTTGGGATGATGTATTTCCTGCCGGCACTAACCTTCCTTCTGAACGTGATTTAGCCGATAAAATCGGTGTAACACGCACGACATTACGTGAAGTATTACAGCGTTTGGCTCGTGATGGCTGGCTTACCATTCAACATGGCAAACCGACAAAAGTCAATGATATTTGGGATACAGCAGGTCCAAGCATCATTGAAACTTTAATTACCTTAGATCGCCAAAGTGCGCCGTTAATTATTGAAAATATGTTGTCATTGCGTAGTCGCATGTCGGAATCTTATATTTATGAAGCCGTAAAATATTCACCTAAAGCCTCTGCCGCCTTGTTTAAAGGGATGGATGCTTTAGAGAATACTGCTGAAAGCTACATGGAATTTGACTATGCTTTATTCCGTCAGTTTACCGTAATGGCGAATAAACCTTTCTACCGTTTAATTTTTAATAGCTTACGTGGTGTTTATCATAAAATTGGTTTGCTATTCTTTAGTGAGGAAAAACATCGCCAAGTGACACATGATTTTTATGTAGAATTGCGTGATATTTGTGAAAGTGGTCAATCTGATTTAGTGGTAGGTTGTATTCGTAAACACAAGCAAGTGACTTCCGCTTATTGGCGAACCATTTTAGAAAGTTTGCCAAAAGATTTAGCAACAGAATAA
- the nhaB gene encoding Na(+)/H(+) antiporter NhaB: MTYTQAFMKNFLGSSPDWYKLTIITFLVINPILFFFVSPFFAGWLLVAEFIFTLAMALKCYPLQPGGLLAFEAIAIGMTNAEHVKAEIMANFEVVLLLIFMVAGIYFMKQLLLYVFTKLLVRIRSKIVLSLAFCFSAAFLSAFLDALTVVAVIISVAMGFYGVYHKVASGKTLQDALDISDDNKINNHETLEKFRSFLRSLMMHAGVGTALGGVMTMVGEPQNLIIAEQAKWNFIEFFFRMAPVTIPVFICGLLTCVLVEKFKVFGYGEKLPEEVWQVLADLDRENAKKMSKQDKIRLSVQAIIAVWLILGLAFHLAAVGLIGLSVIILATTFTGVTDEHAIGKSFQESLPFTALLVVFFSIVAVIIDQKLFAPIIHFVLSSEEKTQLALFYGFNGLLSAISDNVFVATVYINEAKHALATGAIAPHQFELLAVAINTGTNLPSVATPNGQAAFLFLLTSSLAPLIKLSYGRMVYMALPYTIVLTLVGFLAIEFILPEMTIWLANLGLILPI; this comes from the coding sequence ATGACTTACACACAAGCATTTATGAAAAACTTTCTGGGCTCGAGCCCTGATTGGTATAAATTAACTATTATTACCTTCTTGGTAATTAATCCCATTTTATTCTTTTTTGTCAGCCCATTTTTTGCAGGCTGGTTACTCGTCGCAGAATTTATTTTCACCCTAGCCATGGCATTAAAATGTTACCCTCTTCAACCAGGTGGTTTATTAGCATTTGAAGCCATTGCTATTGGTATGACAAATGCGGAACACGTTAAAGCCGAGATCATGGCAAACTTTGAAGTGGTTTTACTTTTAATCTTCATGGTGGCTGGTATTTATTTTATGAAGCAACTTTTGCTTTATGTGTTCACCAAATTATTAGTCCGTATCCGTTCTAAAATCGTACTTTCCTTAGCATTCTGTTTCAGTGCAGCATTTCTTTCAGCTTTCTTAGATGCGCTTACTGTTGTTGCTGTAATCATCAGTGTTGCTATGGGTTTCTATGGGGTTTATCACAAAGTCGCATCCGGTAAAACACTACAAGATGCGCTTGATATTTCTGATGATAACAAAATCAATAATCATGAAACCTTAGAAAAATTCCGCTCTTTCTTACGTAGCTTAATGATGCATGCTGGTGTGGGTACTGCACTCGGTGGCGTAATGACTATGGTGGGCGAACCACAAAACTTGATCATTGCAGAACAAGCTAAATGGAATTTCATTGAATTCTTCTTCCGTATGGCGCCTGTGACTATTCCTGTCTTTATCTGTGGATTACTCACTTGTGTTTTAGTTGAAAAATTTAAAGTGTTCGGCTATGGCGAAAAATTACCAGAAGAAGTATGGCAAGTCTTAGCGGATTTAGATCGCGAAAATGCAAAAAAAATGTCTAAACAAGATAAGATTCGTCTTTCTGTCCAAGCTATTATCGCGGTTTGGTTAATCTTAGGCTTAGCCTTCCACTTAGCGGCTGTCGGCTTGATTGGTTTAAGTGTGATTATTCTTGCAACAACCTTTACAGGTGTAACTGATGAACATGCCATTGGTAAATCATTCCAAGAAAGTTTACCTTTCACTGCGTTATTAGTGGTATTTTTCTCTATTGTTGCGGTGATTATCGATCAAAAACTCTTTGCGCCAATTATTCACTTCGTATTAAGTTCTGAAGAGAAAACACAGTTAGCGCTATTCTACGGTTTCAACGGTTTACTTTCCGCAATTTCGGATAACGTATTCGTTGCAACGGTTTACATTAATGAGGCGAAACATGCGCTTGCGACAGGTGCTATTGCACCGCATCAATTTGAATTACTTGCTGTAGCAATCAATACAGGGACAAACTTACCTTCTGTTGCGACACCAAACGGTCAAGCCGCATTCTTGTTCTTATTAACATCATCGCTTGCACCGTTAATTAAACTTTCTTATGGTAGAATGGTCTATATGGCATTGCCTTACACTATCGTATTAACGCTAGTTGGTTTCCTTGCAATCGAATTTATTCTACCAGAAATGACAATTTGGCTTGCAAACCTTGGCTTAATTCTTCCAATTTAA
- the dsbB gene encoding disulfide bond formation protein DsbB, whose translation MLDFFKQLSLKRSAWIFLAFTAFALESTALYFQYGMGLQPCVLCVYERLAVVGLFVAGLIGALAPSSLIIRILALIVGLFSAIKGLMISIRHLDLQMNPAPWKQCEFIPNFPETLPLHKWLPAVFNPTGSCNESQWSLFGITMVQWLVFIFAVYVIVLGLITLSQVKKSRNRRLIFK comes from the coding sequence ATGCTCGACTTTTTTAAGCAATTGTCCCTTAAGCGTTCGGCGTGGATCTTTTTGGCATTTACTGCATTTGCCTTAGAGTCGACCGCACTTTATTTTCAATACGGCATGGGTTTGCAACCTTGCGTACTTTGTGTTTATGAACGTTTAGCTGTTGTGGGTTTATTCGTCGCTGGTCTTATCGGTGCCTTAGCGCCAAGTTCGCTTATTATCCGCATTCTTGCTCTTATTGTTGGTTTATTTAGTGCAATCAAAGGATTAATGATCTCCATTCGACACCTCGATTTACAAATGAACCCAGCGCCCTGGAAGCAATGTGAATTTATACCAAACTTTCCAGAAACATTACCATTACATAAATGGCTACCTGCGGTCTTCAATCCGACAGGTAGCTGCAACGAAAGCCAATGGTCACTTTTCGGTATCACCATGGTGCAATGGTTGGTATTTATTTTCGCTGTCTATGTCATTGTGTTGGGATTAATTACACTTTCACAAGTGAAGAAAAGTCGAAATCGACGCCTCATTTTTAAGTAG
- a CDS encoding DUF1294 domain-containing protein — translation MLIQLLFVMLAAVNIAAYFLMWKDKVRAVRHGWRISENTFFLLSLLGGFIGVYCGMKRFRHKTKHFSFKFVVILSAFIWLILMPYWYFFLE, via the coding sequence ATGCTGATTCAGCTTTTATTTGTGATGTTAGCGGCGGTGAATATCGCCGCTTATTTTTTAATGTGGAAAGACAAAGTCCGCGCGGTTCGTCATGGCTGGCGAATTTCTGAAAATACTTTCTTTCTATTAAGCCTGCTTGGTGGGTTTATTGGTGTTTATTGCGGGATGAAACGCTTTCGTCATAAAACCAAACATTTCAGTTTTAAATTTGTTGTTATTCTCAGTGCCTTTATTTGGTTGATCTTAATGCCTTATTGGTATTTCTTTCTTGAATAA
- the glyA gene encoding serine hydroxymethyltransferase, producing MFKKSMNIADYDPVLWQAIQGENRRQEEHIELIASENYASPRVMEAQGSQFTNKYAEGYPGKRYYGGCEYADIVEQLAIDRAKELFGADYVNVQPHSGSQANAAVYGALINAGDTILGMDLAHGGHLTHGAKVSFSGKIYNSVLYGITADGLIDYEDVRQKALEYKPKMIVAGFSAYSQVVDWKKMREIADEVGAYLFVDMAHVAGLIAAGLYPNPLPYAHVVTTTTHKTLGGPRGGLILSSCGDEELYKRLQSSVFPANQGGPLVHIIAAKAVCFKEALEPAYKEYQANVIKNAKAMVEVFKQRGYDVVSNGTENHLFLVSFIKQGLTGKAADAALGKANITVNKNSVPNDPQKPFVTSGIRVGTPAVTRRGFNEQDCRELAGWMCDVLDALGKENEEQVIAATKEKVLAICKRLPVYA from the coding sequence ATGTTTAAAAAAAGTATGAACATCGCTGATTACGATCCGGTTCTATGGCAAGCTATTCAGGGCGAAAATCGTCGTCAAGAAGAGCATATCGAGCTTATCGCATCTGAAAACTATGCAAGTCCACGCGTAATGGAAGCGCAAGGTTCACAGTTTACTAACAAGTATGCTGAAGGCTACCCAGGTAAACGTTACTACGGCGGTTGTGAGTACGCAGACATTGTTGAGCAGTTAGCGATTGATCGTGCTAAAGAGTTGTTTGGTGCGGATTATGTAAACGTACAACCACACTCAGGTTCACAAGCCAATGCGGCGGTATATGGCGCATTAATCAATGCTGGCGATACTATTTTAGGGATGGATTTAGCACACGGTGGTCACTTAACCCACGGGGCGAAAGTGAGCTTCTCTGGTAAAATCTATAATTCTGTACTTTATGGTATCACTGCTGATGGTTTAATTGACTATGAAGATGTCCGTCAAAAAGCATTAGAGTACAAACCAAAAATGATTGTGGCGGGTTTCTCTGCTTATTCTCAGGTTGTAGATTGGAAAAAAATGCGCGAAATTGCGGATGAAGTGGGCGCGTATTTATTTGTGGATATGGCGCACGTTGCAGGTTTAATCGCAGCAGGTTTATATCCAAACCCATTACCATATGCACATGTTGTCACAACAACTACCCATAAAACCTTAGGTGGTCCACGTGGCGGTTTAATCCTTTCTTCTTGCGGTGATGAAGAGCTTTATAAACGCTTACAATCTTCTGTTTTCCCTGCAAACCAAGGTGGTCCATTAGTTCACATTATTGCGGCGAAAGCAGTATGTTTCAAAGAAGCGTTAGAGCCAGCTTATAAAGAATACCAAGCGAATGTGATTAAAAATGCGAAAGCAATGGTAGAAGTGTTTAAACAACGCGGTTATGACGTGGTTTCAAATGGCACAGAAAACCATTTATTCTTAGTGAGCTTCATTAAACAAGGCTTAACCGGTAAAGCAGCTGATGCTGCGTTAGGTAAAGCGAACATCACAGTGAATAAAAACTCTGTACCAAATGATCCACAAAAACCATTTGTGACCTCTGGTATTCGTGTTGGTACACCAGCGGTGACTCGTCGTGGCTTTAACGAACAAGACTGTCGTGAGTTAGCCGGCTGGATGTGTGATGTATTAGATGCATTAGGCAAAGAAAACGAAGAACAAGTGATTGCAGCAACCAAAGAAAAAGTATTGGCAATCTGCAAACGTCTTCCAGTTTACGCATAA
- a CDS encoding DUF711 family protein, with amino-acid sequence MDYKNKELCRLRTISFFLTLHKDKTQWEDALYSVKRDVDLLLPAVQKAGYTLQSIRVITNPFGEYLDLTNLQTAKADLQYLTELLNKFNESGIRLRFAIGAARNKEEIALLPELIAAYGDLCNACVNVPLDENGVLDNELIEQSVYAVQKIANITPRGEGNFNFTVNFNCKPFIPYFPAGYHLSHLPNSFVIGLETPDLLVEVLKPVPKSPHNQFYADCYQAMSQALQYHVDQVLEMLSAVKLSGEFEFAGIDSSAAPSKNCSSMTKIYELMGLPYFGAAGSVEVSALLTKVFKSIQRVPLVGFSGLMLAVTEDLGLAEGTQKHYFDIRALLTYSAVCGIGLDTVPVAGNVKAESIAAIMRDTGTMAFRLNKPLTVRLFPIPNKVAGEISEFESDDLCNCRLLHIPD; translated from the coding sequence ATGGATTATAAAAATAAGGAATTATGTCGTCTTCGTACCATAAGTTTTTTTCTGACGTTACATAAAGATAAAACGCAATGGGAAGACGCCCTTTATTCGGTGAAACGTGATGTGGATTTGTTATTGCCAGCTGTGCAGAAAGCAGGTTATACCTTGCAATCGATTCGAGTAATTACCAATCCTTTTGGTGAATATTTGGATTTAACCAATTTGCAAACAGCAAAAGCAGATTTGCAGTATTTAACAGAGTTACTGAATAAGTTTAATGAAAGTGGCATTCGTCTTCGATTTGCGATAGGTGCGGCGAGAAATAAAGAGGAAATCGCGTTATTGCCAGAGTTAATCGCAGCTTATGGTGACTTGTGTAATGCTTGTGTCAATGTGCCATTAGATGAAAATGGCGTGTTAGATAATGAACTTATCGAGCAATCTGTTTATGCCGTGCAAAAAATTGCAAACATCACACCACGTGGCGAAGGTAATTTTAACTTTACTGTGAATTTTAACTGCAAGCCATTTATTCCTTATTTCCCCGCCGGTTATCATCTAAGTCATTTGCCAAACAGTTTTGTCATTGGGTTAGAAACACCCGATTTATTAGTCGAAGTATTAAAACCTGTGCCAAAATCGCCTCATAATCAATTTTATGCTGATTGTTATCAGGCTATGTCACAAGCGCTGCAATATCATGTAGATCAAGTATTAGAAATGCTAAGTGCGGTCAAATTATCAGGTGAATTTGAGTTTGCAGGCATTGATAGTTCGGCTGCACCATCGAAAAATTGTTCATCCATGACAAAAATCTATGAATTAATGGGATTACCTTATTTTGGTGCAGCTGGTTCAGTCGAGGTTTCTGCCTTACTGACAAAAGTGTTTAAATCAATCCAACGCGTACCATTAGTTGGGTTTTCTGGATTAATGTTGGCGGTGACAGAAGATTTAGGTTTAGCCGAAGGGACTCAAAAACACTATTTTGATATTCGAGCTTTACTGACTTATAGCGCCGTATGTGGTATCGGTTTAGACACGGTTCCCGTGGCGGGAAATGTTAAGGCAGAAAGCATAGCAGCTATTATGCGCGACACAGGAACGATGGCATTTCGCTTAAATAAACCACTAACTGTACGCTTATTTCCCATTCCGAATAAGGTTGCAGGTGAAATATCAGAATTTGAAAGTGATGATTTATGTAACTGCCGCCTTTTGCATATTCCGGATTAA